One Triplophysa rosa linkage group LG9, Trosa_1v2, whole genome shotgun sequence genomic window carries:
- the si:dkey-187a12.4 gene encoding uncharacterized protein si:dkey-187a12.4 translates to MEANNVSCSDWAVNRRAEGLVNKQEDMALGTVQGPSENMHPLPIGNSSHIPGQAEMNFHKDSESFKTAAMTVKCMHEEETSPSETAAYRQIISLLVEIKEEQQRQWAVLKDLQARVHGQVCEEEEEELDMDLPLLTMEQLDKTERHLEDSEAQRRMVSHLSRMGGATVDDAVRRLMLAVLSYDLGSELNWVGRGQKRSFRNTRLQGVLFRALKRTPVGKEATHHQFADVVKKWLRFAPFRQRGSGRRQHLKPVEFMCPKYHSTLEDCNLEPVEVQDSK, encoded by the exons ATGGAAGCAAACAATGTAAGCTGCTCAGACTGGGCCGTAAACAGACGGGCGGAGGGTCTGGTGAACAAGCAGGAAGACATGGCACTGGGGACAGTCCAGGGACCCTCTGAAAACATGCATCCTCTGCCGATCGGCAACAGCTCACACATCCCGGGACAGGCTGAGATGAACTTCCACAAGGATTCAGAGTCCTTCAAAACTGCAGCGATGACGGTGAAATGCATGCACGAGGAGGAAACGTCACCATCAG AGACGGCAGCCTATAGACAAATCATATCCCTCCTTGTTGAGATTAAGGAGGAGCAACAGAGGCAGTGGGCAGTCTTGAAAGATCTGCAGGCCAGGGTTCATGGACAGGTGTgtgaagaagaggaagaagagcTCGACATGGATCTGCCACTACTGACAATGGAACAGCTTGATAAAACAGAACGACATTTAGAAGATTCTGAAGCACAGAGGAGAATG GTGTCACACCTCTCACGCATGGGTGGAGCCACGGTAGATGACGCGGTTCGGCGTCTCATGCTCGCTGTTCTCTCTTATGATTTGGGCTCAGAGCTCAACTGGGTTGGAAGGGGACAGAAAAGAAGCTTCAGAAACACCAGACTGCAGGGTGTTTTATTTC GTGCTTTGAAGAGAACGCCTGTAGGAAAGGAGGCAACACACCACCAGTTTGCTGATGTAGTGAAGAAATGGTTGCGGTTTGCCCCTTTCAGACAGAGAGGGAGTGGACGAAGACAGCACTTGAAGCCTGTTGAGTTCATGTGTCCCAAGTATCACAGTACTTTGGAGGACTGTAACCTGGAACCTGTGGAGGTTCAggattcaaaataa